DNA from Mus pahari unplaced genomic scaffold, PAHARI_EIJ_v1.1 scaffold_5634_1, whole genome shotgun sequence:
tatttttaaataatattactaaattatattagtaattattataattaataatattactAATTTTAAGTGTTACTGAAAGATTTTACAATTGTGTGATGGCATTCAGCATTTGAGTAAAGTCTACTGTATTAGCTATCTCCCCATTGACACTCATCATGACTCTAGCTGGCCTATGTACATCATGTTAGCCTCAGATGCACAaaagtctgcctgcttctgccttgtaAATGTTGTGTAAAGGCTAATTCTAAAGTCTTAATTCAATGTGggtatataaaattacattttgaaaaCATATGTACCCATTTGTGTAACTTTTGAAAGAAGAATTAGTCAAGTGCACAGGAAGAGCCTGTACCAAGTACTTGACTAAGACTAAGTTTGAGACCGCgactctcttttgtttgtttgttttttttaaaggcttatctattttatgtatatgagtacagggttgctatcttcagacacatcaaaagagggtgatctctccagccctaggttcTCTTTTTAAAGTAGGAAGTTATgttagtttgaatgagaacagttCCCATAGGCTtagatatttgaatgcttagtccccaggGTGTGGAACcgtttgagaagaattggaagggttaggaggtaAGGGACTGTTGGAAGACGGGTGTGGCTGTgagtgaactttgaggtttcaaaagcccactccTAATCcagtgtgtgcctatgtgtgtgtgtgtgtgtgtgtgtgtatctgcttgCTACCTGTAGATCAGAGTATAAAGTCTTCAGGTATTGCCCTGGCCCCAcgcctctcttctccccaccatGCTCATCCTGGACGAacactctgaaactgttagctaatacccagttaaatgctttcttttatgttgtaagagttgccttggccatggtgcctcttcacaacaGCAAAACAGTAAATGAGACAGGCTGCCATGCTTGTCCTCAGGTAACAAACTGAAGAGATTGATTCTTGGACCAAGGTCACCCAGTAAGAGACACCATTAAGGGATGGAGCCAAGGGGTACTCGGGGGTACCCAACTGCATGTATGAGAGGGGACTTGGGTGAACCTTTGGGATACTAACACTCTTGCTTCTAACTCACAACCTTGTTTTTCTACAGGTTTCCCAGTATTCAGTGAAACCTGCCAACCAGGAGGAGGTAAATGGAAGGTGCCCAGGAGTCACACGCCTCACTTAACACATAAGTGACCTCTGAGACTGTGATGTCCTGGGACTCTGTGCTTGGtattctctctgtccttccattGGATTTCCCTGGCACATGCTCTGAATGAAAGGTCCCCACATCCACAGCAGGGATTATATGGTCGGGTTTCCCTTTATGGTAACCATTGGCTGAAGATTCAGAGGTCTTAAAGTTTCAGTGATGACATTAGAGGATGCCTGGAAGTGAGATGGGCTGGGGATGATTAGAAATGCTCAGGCGTGCATGAGGTCGGCTGGCTTTAGCGAGTTAGGTGTTGGGGTAGCACAGCATCTGTGGGCTGAGTCTGCATACTGAGATGGAAATGGAGGCTCAGTGTGAAGAATGATGTGTGTGCCGTGAGGTCATGTACAGATGGCTTCCTTGCCTTCCTGCCAGGGACAGAGTGGACAACAGTGGCCCAAATGTGGTCTGTGTGAAACAGATGATTGGGAGGANNNNNNNNNNNNNNNNNNNNNNNNNNNNNNNNNNNNNNNNNNNNNNNNNNNNNNNNNNNNNNNNNNNNNNNNNNNNNNNNNNNNNNNNNNNNNNNNNNNNNNNNNNNNNNNNNNNNNNNNNNNNNNNNNNNNNNNNNNNNNNNNNNNNNNNNNNNacacagagaaaccctgtctccaaaaaaaaaaaaaaaaaaaaaaaaaaaaaaaaggaacattcttCCAGCTTGGATTGACTTCAGCTGTGATAGTTTCAGTGAACCCACCCTCCAGAGGCTCATAgacttgaatacttggtccttaTTGGTGGAATACTTTGGAGATAATAatgaggtatgaccttgttggaagaggtgtgtcactggggatgggcttgtAGGTCTCAAAAGCTCTTGCCATTCCCAGTTAACTCTCtctgcctggtacctgtggatcaggatgtaagctctcagctactgttccagtgctgtgtgtgcctgtatccATTCTCCCTGCCATGGAGATTACAGACTCACCCTCTGAGGTGTAAGCCCCAATAAACTCCTTGTtattataagttgccttggtcatggtatctcttcacagtaatagaaaagtaattaagccACTATGTCAACTTGCCTGTTGTTGCTGAGTGATGAGCACAGTAGTCGGTGGGACCTCAAGGACAGACTGGCTATCAATAGAATAGGTTCACAGCCTGGTACCCTCCGAGGTAGGAAGCTCAGTGGGAATGACTTAAGGGTACCAAGAGTCCCTGACAAGGAGGCTTCATATAAATTCAGCTTTCTCCATTGTGCAGGGCTGTGTGTCCTTTGAGGATGTGGCTGTGTACTTCTCCTGGGAGGAATGGACACTGCTTGATGACTCTCAAAGGCTCTTGTACCAGTCTGTGATGACAGAGATCTTAACACTCATGTCATCGCTGGGTAAGACCCTGCCATCCTTTCAGAGCATGTGTAGGCTTTcctttcgtttttgtttttgtttgtttttgtttttgagagagagctGTATCTTTCTCAAAGCTGGCTTATGAATACCCAGTCTTTCCCCTACTGTCTTGGAGtataaaatacaagttaaaaGCAAAGGCTCATCTCACAACAGctctgtctttctcagttgcAGCAAAGGCACACAGGAATCAATTTGGGGTTAGGAATTTTTTGGGTGTAGTTTGAGACATGGGTCTATGTTTAGAATCCTAGCTGTGCTGGATACGCTATGGAGACCTGGCTCTCCTCTGACTTGCCAAGGTCTTCCTGCTCTAACTTTTGAGTGTTGCGATTAATGGATTGCACAACCAGGCCTGGCCTGGGGTCAGGAGTCTTAACACTGATTGCTTCTCTGTGACCTGATGGCACTGTAAATATTCGGTAGCTTTGTGACTCAAGTACTTCTGGTGATATGCCTTATGTCTGAATGTAGCAGGAATTGTGGCACTGGTGAacccattattattttttttattttttattttattttatttttgcaagacACCCTTACCAGGATTATTCTCACCAggcttttttcttgtttattgtaTGGGTTGCATCACTTAGTACAGAACTctcatttttatatcattgtaCTTTAGGACTTACACCTTCTGGGATCCATGACATCACTCAGCTGGAGACTTGGGGAGAGCCCTCTGTGCCTGCATTGAGATTCCTGACTCCAGGTATGTTATAGGTACATAGAGTGTGGTGTTTTTTGATGTTTGAAGCTATTAATTCTGAACCAGAACTGTCCCTGGGTGTCAGTCTTGTATGTTTTGCCTGTTGCTTTGCAACCCTGTGAAACACAGCTGTTCCTGTATTGTGATGGTGTGCACTGTAAATGTAACTCTTATTTgcctgatataattgtcatctgaGAGGCAGTAAGCTTCCAACTGCTAACAAAGGCCTagacctggaagcttctagtgTCTGTACAATCTAATCAAGGCCTAGAGTGGTTTCAACCCCCGAGacttactgttgaataagctcacctgttttagctctttctgaactctggtggGATGGTCAACTCatctattctggctcaaactcctttggttcaaactggcttcttttagcttctgactgaattgctctgtttggcttCAAAGTAattctagcaatctgttctaatcttctggcttctcattttctagctcattctgtcttcacctgtgtctagcttgttctgtcTGCAACCTGTCAAACTGTTCTGGTAAAAACTGCATCTGAACACTCTGTCTGCTCTGAAGTAGACTCGATTTCCTGACCTATCGCTGATTCATTTAGTCAAATATtgctctgattcatcactttgcccctcaattagaagtCATTTTCTAACATGGCTGGAAACTAACCTTATCTACAACTAACCTTACCAACAATGTtttggattaaaagtgtatactataggagtgtctgtattccagccagagcagccatgttgttggattACAATTCTTCTACCATGCACTATTCCTAAGGCAGTCCTTAAATTCAGGTTCTTTAGTTACCATGCCATACAGCTCTACACAGCCTTCTGCACTGTGTCTTGAATCCCTGGCAGTTGAAGCTTGCAGAAAGCTATTGGTGAGGAAAGAGTGTGTTACAGTTCCTAGCACGCCTCCCTGTCACTTACTCCATGCTTGTGTTCTTGCTGCTCCTAAAGTCCATAGACCATAAGATATTGACAAATTCAGCATGGTATTGGACGCTGTCTACCCTAAACTAGCCCCTTTGTTCTGTAAGAAACCTTAGATCACCATTAGTAGTAATaggtgctgtctgtctgtctgtcacttgaTAGTGTACATACCACTCatcagtatttctctgtgttcaGGTTGTTGGATCAAAGTGGAGAGTGAAATGTCCCCGTTTGAGCAGAGTCTGTCTGCAGAAGGTATCAGTTCATCCACGCTGCAACAGCACATGTTGTGCTGTGCTGAGTCACCCTTGCTAAGCACAGACAATGAGACAATCCTCCAGACCTCCTCGGGTCTTCTCAGGCATCAAATGACTTACACTGTTGGGGATGCCCCCACGAACACTGAGAGTGGAGAGGCCATTCAGAGTGAGAAGAAGAACTGCATATGCAGTGACTGTGGCAAAACTTTTACTAGCACGTCCCACCTCAATCGACACCGGATgatacacactggagaaaagcctTTTCAGTGCAGTGAGTGTGGGATGTCCTTCAGCCAAAAAGCCTTTCTTGTTAAGCATTtcagaattcacactggagagaagccgtTCAGGTGTGGTGAGTGTGGCAAAGCCTTCAAGCATAATATCTCTCTCGTTTCTCACCAGCGAGTTCACACAGGAGAGACACCTTTCACCTGTACCGAATGTGGGAAATCATATATGACCAGATCCAATCTTACACGTCACTTTCAAGTTCATGCTGCGGAGAAGCCTTACAGTTGCAGTGAATGTGGCAAAGCATTTAAGGAGAAATCCAGCCTCATTTATCATGCACGAGTGCATACTCGGGAAAGGCCTTTTCAATGCAGTGAGTGTGGCAAGTCCTTCAGCCAAAAAGCCTTTCTCATTAAGCATTTCAGAATTCACACCGGAGAGAAGCCTTTCAGGTGCAGTGAGTGTGGCAAAGCCTTCAAGCACAACTGCTTCCTTGTTGCTCATCAGCGAGTTCACACAGGAGAGACGCCCTTTACATGCACTGAATGTGGCAAGTCATACATGAACAGATCCAGCCTTTTATATCATTATCGGGTTCATACTGGAGAAAAGCCGTAGAAGTAcactatagtggtttgaataggtttggccccatagattcatgtgtttgaatgtttggcccatagggagtgacactattaggtgATTTGGCCTtcttagaataggtgtggcctttttggaggaagtgtgtcactgtggggatgggctttgaggtccaaagcttaagctccacccagtgtggaagagttTCTTCTTGGCTGCCTttagatcaggatgtagaacctCTGCTCTTcttcaccatgtctgcctgaatgcagccatgtttcctgccaagatgataatggactgaccttctgaaactgtaagacagccccaattaaatgttgtcctttataacagTTATCATGCTAATggtgtctgtactggctagttttgtgtcaacttcacacagctgaagttaacacagagaaaggagcttcagttggggaagtgcctccaggagatccagctgtaaggcattttctcaattagtgatcaaggggggaggttcccttgtgggtggtgccatctctggggtAGTAGTCTTGTTCTATaggagagtaggctgagcaagccaggggaagcaagccagcaaagaacatccctccatggcttctgccatcagctcctgctttctgacctgcttgagttccagtcctgcatcctttggtgatcaacagcagtatggaagtataagctgaataaaccctttcctccccaacttgcttcttggtcatgatgtctgtgtaggaatagaagccctgactaagacaaattggttcAGCATAGTNNNNNNNNNNNNNNNNNNNNNNNNNNNNNNNNNNNNNNNNNNNNNNNNNNNNNNNNNNNNNNNNNNNNNNNNNNNNNNNNNNNNNatgttgtgtaggagcttggaagataatgttgagaacagtacagaagatggaggcctggcttatgaaattccagagggaagattaaagactcttttcagggccattgatATTTTTGATTGTGaggattctgtggttctggttagctggggatatatatatatatatatatatatatatatatatatatatatatatatatatatataccagaagatacaccagaagagaacattggatccaGTATTGGAttcagagggttgtgagccattatgtggttgctgggaattccaGACTTccaaaagaacagtcagtgctcttaactgttgagccatctctccagtcccaaatgCCAATTTCCAGTCAACAATATACACAAGGGAAACAGGTGAACAAATAGCTAAGACCTTTCACCTTCCTCTCTCATTTTCCTTCTATCAATTGGACTGCCAGAGCAGTCTAAAGTTGCCTGATCATATCAGGTGGCACCTGGAATTCTGAACAACCACAGGGCTCAGAGCATATCTACTTATGCAGCTTATGTACTATGTACTATGAGGTGGGTCAGAAATAACACTATGTGGTCATAAGGAATTTCACAGGAGCAGTGGTCACTACATTGGGAAGGCTTCCATGGTCCCCCAGGATCAGCTTTTGGCTACCTACCCACACGGTTACTACATGAGAAGCTTCTCTGCTGCCCATAGCTCTTGTCTATGCTTCAGCAAATGAATCAAATCTGGCTGAGGAACCTGATGCCCCGCTGAAGAAAGACTGTGGGTAAAGATAGGAATGAATGTGTTAAGAAGTAAGAAAACTGCAGCAGGAAAGCAAGGTACTATGAACTGACTGGACTAAACTATGTGTCTCAAAA
Protein-coding regions in this window:
- the LOC110315347 gene encoding zinc finger protein 419-like isoform X1, which codes for MSQGPAGQWSPIVIVETASGALPQVSQYSVKPANQEEGCVSFEDVAVYFSWEEWTLLDDSQRLLYQSVMTEILTLMSSLGLTPSGIHDITQLETWGEPSVPALRFLTPGCWIKVESEMSPFEQSLSAEGISSSTLQQHMLCCAESPLLSTDNETILQTSSGLLRHQMTYTVGDAPTNTESGEAIQSEKKNCICSDCGKTFTSTSHLNRHRMIHTGEKPFQCSECGMSFSQKAFLVKHFRIHTGEKPFRCGECGKAFKHNISLVSHQRVHTGETPFTCTECGKSYMTRSNLTRHFQVHAAEKPYSCSECGKAFKEKSSLIYHARVHTRERPFQCSECGKSFSQKAFLIKHFRIHTGEKPFRCSECGKAFKHNCFLVAHQRVHTGETPFTCTECGKSYMNRSSLLYHYRVHTGEKP
- the LOC110315347 gene encoding gastrula zinc finger protein XlCGF8.2DB-like isoform X2 — translated: MTEILTLMSSLGLTPSGIHDITQLETWGEPSVPALRFLTPGCWIKVESEMSPFEQSLSAEGISSSTLQQHMLCCAESPLLSTDNETILQTSSGLLRHQMTYTVGDAPTNTESGEAIQSEKKNCICSDCGKTFTSTSHLNRHRMIHTGEKPFQCSECGMSFSQKAFLVKHFRIHTGEKPFRCGECGKAFKHNISLVSHQRVHTGETPFTCTECGKSYMTRSNLTRHFQVHAAEKPYSCSECGKAFKEKSSLIYHARVHTRERPFQCSECGKSFSQKAFLIKHFRIHTGEKPFRCSECGKAFKHNCFLVAHQRVHTGETPFTCTECGKSYMNRSSLLYHYRVHTGEKP